The following are from one region of the Bacillus methanolicus MGA3 genome:
- a CDS encoding HD domain-containing protein, whose amino-acid sequence MKEKMIKRTEEFVKQVMGRDSTGHDWHHIDRVRRNALYISNKEQFGDPFIIEMAALLHDIPDDKLNNSQEEGRYKLISFMKELDLPLQVKEHILEIIFSISFKGGNNPKVISSEAEIVQDADRLDAIGAIGIARAFAYGGKKGQPIFDPGLSVRENMTVEEYRNGESSSIHHFYEKLLKIKDSLHTLTAKEMARERHQFMEAFLTQFYSEWNGQA is encoded by the coding sequence ATGAAAGAGAAAATGATCAAACGAACAGAAGAATTTGTCAAACAGGTGATGGGCCGGGATTCGACAGGCCATGATTGGCATCATATTGACCGCGTAAGGCGGAATGCATTATATATATCAAATAAAGAACAATTTGGTGATCCGTTTATAATTGAGATGGCTGCACTTCTTCACGACATTCCGGATGATAAGTTGAATAATAGTCAAGAAGAAGGCCGGTATAAACTTATAAGCTTTATGAAAGAGCTTGATTTGCCTCTTCAGGTTAAAGAGCATATCCTTGAGATTATTTTTTCGATCTCCTTTAAAGGAGGAAATAACCCGAAGGTAATTTCATCTGAAGCAGAAATCGTCCAGGATGCAGACAGACTTGATGCAATTGGAGCGATCGGCATTGCCAGAGCATTTGCATATGGCGGAAAGAAAGGGCAGCCAATATTTGATCCCGGGCTTTCCGTACGTGAAAACATGACGGTCGAAGAGTACCGAAATGGTGAATCCTCTTCGATTCATCATTTTTATGAAAAGCTTCTTAAAATAAAAGACAGCTTACATACATTAACGGCAAAGGAAATGGCAAGAGAACGCCATCAATTTATGGAAGCATTTTTGACTCAATTTTACAGCGAATGGAATGGTCAAGCATGA
- a CDS encoding DegV family protein, whose protein sequence is MARVAWVTDSTAHIDHELRNHPDVYTIPMTILLDEEEFLDGIDLSPYQLFERLKSIKTPPKTSQPSVGAFRELYKSLSETYDFIISVHVSSKLSGTVSSSELAAQMVDIPVVTIDSKILTYPLSALIKLGINCIKSGLSIEETKKRIEQAAESNETYVLIGSLEQLHRSGRMSGVQFLLGSMLSIKPIIAIENGSLHIKEKARSEKKAKEKIALYLRDSLKKHSFKEVYILYGLHEVAGKSWKSELESEFPDVQFICCPLGSTIGVHAGEHTLGISWFRDLK, encoded by the coding sequence ATGGCACGGGTTGCCTGGGTTACAGACAGCACGGCACATATAGATCATGAGTTAAGAAATCATCCGGATGTTTACACAATTCCAATGACGATTCTTCTCGATGAAGAAGAATTTTTAGATGGCATCGATCTTTCGCCTTATCAGCTTTTTGAAAGGCTTAAGTCGATAAAGACGCCGCCGAAAACTTCTCAGCCATCGGTCGGAGCATTTCGTGAGCTTTATAAAAGTCTGTCGGAAACCTATGATTTTATCATTTCCGTCCATGTATCATCAAAATTGAGCGGAACCGTTTCTTCGAGTGAACTGGCAGCACAAATGGTTGATATTCCAGTAGTGACAATCGATTCAAAAATCCTTACCTATCCTTTGTCCGCCCTAATCAAATTAGGTATCAACTGCATTAAGTCAGGGTTAAGCATAGAGGAAACAAAGAAAAGAATTGAACAGGCCGCCGAGAGCAATGAAACATATGTCCTAATCGGAAGTCTTGAACAGCTTCATCGCAGCGGAAGAATGTCGGGAGTGCAATTTTTGCTGGGGAGCATGCTGAGCATCAAGCCAATTATTGCGATTGAAAACGGCAGTCTTCATATAAAAGAAAAAGCCAGAAGCGAAAAAAAAGCAAAAGAAAAGATTGCTTTGTATTTGCGAGATTCCTTGAAGAAGCATTCGTTTAAAGAAGTTTATATTTTATACGGGCTTCATGAAGTTGCAGGGAAATCATGGAAATCAGAACTTGAATCCGAGTTTCCAGATGTTCAATTTATTTGCTGCCCGCTCGGTTCCACCATCGGTGTCCACGCAGGTGAACATACTCTAGGAATCAGTTGGTTCCGTGATTTGAAATAG
- a CDS encoding formate--tetrahydrofolate ligase: MDIKTEFKTDIEIAQMAKLKPIREIAEKIGLSEDDIELYGKYKAKLSFDTLKKLKTKENGKIILVTSINPTPAGEGKSTVTVGLADAFNKIGKKAMIALREPSLGPTMGIKGGATGGGYAQVLPMEDINLHFTGDIHAITTANNALAALIDNHIQQGNELRIDQRRIVWKRVLDLNDRALRKVVIGLGGPVHGVPREDGFDITVASEIMAVLCLAEDLEDLKRRLSRMVIAYNYDKQPVTVGDLGVEGALALILKEAVKPNLVQTIEHTPALIHGGPFANIAHGCNSVIATTAALKLADYVVTEAGFGADLGAEKFLNIKTRSAGIHPEAVVIVATIRALKMHGGLSKSELKKEDIGALTAGFANLKKHIETIESFGLPYVVAINKFYTDTDLEIQTLFDLCRRENIPVSLTEVWEKGGAGGVNLAQTILRVIEEKEANFSPLYDLSEPLEEKIRTVVQKVYGGKDVEFSPKAKKQLVEFEENGWGNLPVCMAKTQYSLTDDPGKLGRPTDFTISVRELKPSIGAGFIVVLTGEVMTMPGLPKQPAALHMNVDENGNAVGLF, from the coding sequence ATGGATATTAAGACTGAATTTAAGACAGACATTGAAATTGCTCAGATGGCAAAACTGAAGCCGATTCGTGAAATAGCAGAAAAGATCGGTCTTTCAGAAGATGATATTGAATTATATGGAAAATATAAAGCAAAGCTATCCTTTGATACATTAAAAAAATTGAAAACAAAAGAAAATGGAAAAATCATTCTGGTTACCTCGATTAATCCTACACCGGCTGGAGAAGGGAAATCAACGGTGACTGTAGGGCTTGCGGATGCTTTTAACAAGATTGGCAAAAAGGCTATGATAGCTTTGCGTGAACCTTCGCTTGGCCCAACAATGGGAATAAAAGGAGGAGCAACCGGGGGCGGCTATGCCCAAGTGCTTCCGATGGAAGATATCAATTTGCATTTCACAGGTGACATTCATGCGATTACGACAGCGAATAATGCTCTGGCAGCTTTAATTGATAACCATATTCAGCAAGGCAATGAACTGCGGATAGACCAGCGGCGGATTGTATGGAAGCGAGTCCTTGACTTAAATGATCGTGCTCTTCGAAAAGTTGTGATTGGTTTAGGCGGACCTGTTCATGGAGTGCCGAGGGAAGATGGTTTCGATATTACGGTGGCATCTGAAATAATGGCTGTTTTGTGCCTGGCTGAAGACTTGGAGGATTTAAAGAGAAGGCTCTCAAGAATGGTCATTGCCTATAATTACGATAAACAGCCTGTAACCGTTGGTGATTTAGGGGTTGAGGGTGCATTGGCTTTAATATTGAAGGAAGCTGTTAAACCAAACCTCGTTCAAACAATTGAACATACTCCGGCATTAATTCATGGCGGTCCGTTTGCAAACATCGCACACGGCTGCAACAGTGTGATTGCTACAACTGCAGCATTAAAGCTTGCGGATTATGTTGTTACTGAAGCCGGTTTTGGAGCGGATTTAGGGGCGGAAAAATTCTTGAATATTAAGACAAGAAGTGCAGGAATCCATCCTGAAGCCGTTGTCATTGTTGCAACAATTCGCGCATTAAAAATGCACGGAGGTCTATCCAAATCTGAATTGAAAAAAGAAGATATTGGCGCTTTAACTGCAGGATTTGCCAATTTAAAGAAACATATTGAAACAATTGAAAGCTTTGGTCTCCCTTATGTTGTGGCTATCAACAAGTTTTATACGGATACAGATCTTGAAATTCAAACACTTTTTGATCTGTGCAGAAGGGAAAATATTCCTGTGTCATTAACGGAAGTATGGGAAAAAGGTGGTGCAGGCGGAGTAAATCTTGCTCAAACGATATTAAGAGTAATCGAAGAAAAAGAAGCGAATTTCTCTCCTTTATACGACCTCTCTGAACCGTTGGAAGAGAAAATTCGCACCGTTGTGCAAAAAGTATACGGAGGTAAAGATGTTGAATTTTCTCCGAAAGCGAAAAAGCAGCTTGTGGAATTTGAAGAAAATGGATGGGGCAATTTGCCAGTGTGCATGGCGAAAACCCAGTACTCATTAACAGACGATCCGGGAAAGCTCGGACGGCCAACTGATTTTACAATATCCGTTCGCGAGTTAAAGCCATCAATTGGCGCCGGATTCATTGTTGTCTTAACCGGTGAAGTGATGACTATGCCGGGCCTGCCAAAACAGCCTGCTGCATTACATATGAATGTAGATGAAAATGGCAATGCTGTTGGATTGTTTTAG
- the metA gene encoding homoserine O-acetyltransferase MetA has translation MPIKIPKLLPAREILEAENIFVMDEDRANRQDIRPLNILILNLMPEKERTEAQLLRLLGNTPLQVNVTFLKTATHISKNTSPMHLEQFYTTFSDIKHKKFDGMIITGAPVELLPFEEVDYWEELKEIMSWSVDHVTSTLHICWGAQAALYYHFGISKFELPRKCYGIFKHRVLDRTEKLLRGFDDEYVAPHSRYTDVSIEAIMNSDNIKLLSASDEAGPFIMSANNGKQIMITGHLEYDAETLSEEYRRDIRKGLNIHVPENYFPNDDPSLPPVNRWRSHAHLLFSNWLNYYVYQETPYEWN, from the coding sequence TTGCCAATTAAAATACCGAAGCTTCTTCCTGCACGGGAAATTCTTGAAGCTGAAAATATTTTTGTTATGGATGAAGACCGTGCCAACCGCCAGGATATAAGGCCTTTAAATATTTTAATTTTAAACTTAATGCCTGAAAAAGAAAGAACGGAAGCCCAGCTGCTCAGGCTGTTAGGAAATACGCCATTGCAGGTAAACGTTACCTTTTTAAAGACCGCAACTCATATATCTAAAAATACAAGCCCAATGCATTTGGAACAGTTTTACACGACTTTTTCAGATATAAAACATAAGAAATTTGACGGGATGATCATAACCGGTGCACCGGTTGAACTACTTCCATTTGAAGAGGTCGATTATTGGGAAGAGTTGAAGGAAATAATGAGCTGGTCGGTCGATCATGTTACTTCAACCTTGCATATTTGCTGGGGTGCACAGGCTGCTTTATACTATCATTTTGGAATCAGCAAGTTTGAACTTCCGCGGAAATGTTACGGTATATTCAAACACAGAGTTTTAGACAGAACGGAAAAACTTTTAAGAGGTTTTGATGATGAATATGTCGCACCTCATTCCCGCTATACCGACGTTTCGATTGAAGCGATCATGAATTCAGACAACATAAAATTACTTTCTGCATCAGACGAAGCTGGGCCGTTTATTATGAGTGCAAATAACGGAAAACAAATAATGATTACCGGCCACCTTGAATATGATGCCGAGACCCTTAGCGAGGAATACCGCCGCGATATTAGGAAAGGACTCAATATTCATGTGCCTGAAAACTATTTCCCAAACGACGATCCATCTTTGCCGCCGGTGAACCGCTGGCGTTCGCATGCACATCTATTATTTTCCAATTGGCTTAATTACTATGTCTACCAAGAAACACCTTACGAATGGAATTAA
- a CDS encoding MGDG synthase family glycosyltransferase, with product MKRRSALILTARYGNGHLEAAKAIAQEINRKGFESVVSDLFGESYPAFTNLTQSLLLKSFTYGPNFYKWFYYGTNKFHSKGLVQFSKYLGRKRFLELIALYNPAFVITTFPLHTAPFFIKKTKSSIPVYTVITDYCAHPYWTNPLIDHYFVASKSVKLSLIAQNIEEQRITVSGIPIRSAFEKKLNRKLVYRKYNISSQKKVITILAGAYGVLKNVKELCESLIQNPDYQIIVICGRNEKLYEKLSPLVLRFPDSIRLFRYIEEIHEIFSVSNCLITKPGGLTLTESAALQIPLILYKPVPGQEAENAKFFAEKGAALISYSNKDTFRHIQRLFQDESLVIKLKNSQNNIYHPFSAKTIADYAIQQMEENYVLTL from the coding sequence TTGAAGCGTCGATCCGCTCTCATTCTAACTGCTCGTTACGGAAATGGCCATTTAGAGGCAGCAAAAGCAATTGCTCAAGAAATTAACAGGAAAGGTTTTGAATCTGTCGTTTCAGATTTATTCGGAGAATCATATCCAGCTTTTACAAATTTAACACAATCTTTACTTTTAAAAAGTTTTACATATGGGCCAAACTTTTATAAATGGTTTTATTATGGAACCAATAAGTTCCATTCGAAAGGACTTGTCCAGTTCTCCAAATACTTAGGCCGCAAGCGGTTTTTGGAGTTGATCGCTCTCTATAACCCAGCATTTGTCATCACAACTTTTCCGCTTCATACAGCACCTTTTTTCATCAAGAAAACAAAATCTTCGATCCCAGTTTATACCGTCATTACGGATTATTGTGCTCATCCATATTGGACCAATCCTTTAATTGACCATTATTTTGTTGCATCAAAGTCTGTTAAATTGTCTCTGATTGCCCAAAATATTGAGGAACAACGCATCACAGTCAGCGGAATTCCAATTCGCTCTGCTTTTGAGAAGAAATTAAACAGAAAATTAGTTTATCGAAAATACAACATCTCTTCTCAAAAAAAGGTCATTACCATTCTTGCAGGGGCTTATGGAGTTTTGAAAAATGTTAAGGAACTTTGTGAATCTCTAATACAAAATCCCGATTATCAAATAATAGTCATATGCGGAAGAAATGAAAAATTATACGAAAAGCTTTCCCCGCTCGTTTTACGTTTTCCTGATTCTATTCGTTTGTTTCGTTATATCGAAGAAATCCATGAAATTTTTTCAGTTTCTAATTGTTTAATAACAAAGCCCGGTGGACTTACGTTGACAGAATCAGCCGCGTTACAGATTCCATTAATCCTTTACAAACCTGTGCCTGGACAGGAAGCAGAGAATGCAAAATTTTTCGCAGAAAAGGGGGCTGCCTTGATTTCCTATTCTAATAAAGATACATTTCGTCATATACAAAGGCTTTTCCAAGATGAATCACTTGTTATTAAATTGAAAAACTCTCAAAATAATATTTATCATCCATTTTCCGCAAAAACCATTGCAGATTATGCCATTCAGCAAATGGAGGAAAATTACGTTTTAACGCTATAA
- a CDS encoding AIM24 family protein has product MSRYSIDDFVNETKQKDRGEGVFELETPRMLEINLNGQIWAKAGAMVSYRGSIKFEREGIFEHGLGKMFKKALTGEGTSLMKATGNGKLYVADQGKKISILNLQGESIYVNGNDLLAFEPSINWDIKLMKRVAGMLAGGLFNVRLEGRGMAAITSHYEPLTLLVTPDNPVYTDPNATVAWSGTLAPEFVTDISLKTFLGRGSGESIQMKFSGNGFVVVQPFEEIYYSQQS; this is encoded by the coding sequence GTGAGCAGATATTCCATCGATGATTTTGTTAACGAAACAAAGCAAAAGGACAGAGGGGAAGGTGTGTTTGAGCTTGAAACACCAAGAATGCTTGAAATTAATTTAAATGGCCAAATATGGGCAAAAGCAGGAGCGATGGTTTCTTATCGAGGAAGCATAAAGTTTGAACGGGAAGGAATTTTTGAACACGGCCTTGGAAAAATGTTTAAAAAAGCATTAACTGGTGAAGGAACTTCGTTAATGAAAGCAACTGGAAACGGAAAGCTGTATGTTGCTGATCAAGGAAAGAAAATTTCAATTTTAAATTTGCAGGGTGAATCAATTTATGTAAATGGCAACGATCTTTTAGCATTTGAACCATCTATTAATTGGGATATTAAGCTAATGAAAAGAGTCGCAGGAATGTTAGCGGGAGGGTTATTTAATGTCCGTCTTGAAGGACGAGGAATGGCAGCGATCACGTCCCATTATGAACCTTTGACTTTGTTGGTTACTCCTGATAACCCGGTTTATACAGACCCTAACGCTACGGTTGCATGGTCGGGAACGCTTGCGCCTGAGTTTGTGACAGACATTTCGTTAAAAACTTTCCTTGGAAGAGGAAGCGGTGAATCGATTCAAATGAAATTTTCAGGAAATGGCTTTGTCGTCGTTCAGCCGTTTGAAGAAATTTACTATTCTCAGCAATCGTAA
- the mntR gene encoding transcriptional regulator MntR yields MPTPSMEDYIEQIYILIEEKGYARVSDIAEALSVHSSSVTKMIQKLDKDEYLVYEKYRGLILTPKGKKIGQRLVYRHELLEQLLRIIGVKEEHIYQDVEGIEHHLSWDAIDRIGDLVQYFEEDESRIKALRAIQKLNDN; encoded by the coding sequence ATGCCGACACCAAGTATGGAGGATTACATTGAACAAATTTATATATTAATTGAAGAAAAGGGATATGCGAGAGTTTCGGATATTGCCGAAGCACTGTCTGTTCATTCCTCCTCTGTCACTAAAATGATTCAAAAACTAGATAAAGATGAATATCTAGTATATGAAAAATATAGAGGTCTTATATTAACACCTAAAGGGAAAAAAATTGGTCAACGCCTTGTATATAGGCATGAGCTTCTGGAACAACTGTTACGAATCATTGGTGTGAAAGAAGAACACATTTACCAAGATGTTGAAGGAATCGAACATCATCTCAGCTGGGACGCGATTGACCGTATTGGTGATCTAGTCCAATATTTTGAGGAAGATGAAAGCAGAATTAAAGCATTAAGAGCTATTCAAAAATTGAATGATAATTAG
- a CDS encoding NRDE family protein, whose protein sequence is MCLILFAYRVHPDYPLIMAANRDEFYKRPTALAAFWEDHPTVLAGRDLEKGGTWMGVTRTGRFAAITNYRAPGYDRLDAKSRGFLVSNYLTGSSKPKEYLEKVQQDHKLYNGFNLLVGDTESLYYYSPILNKISIVPPGVHGLSNAVLDTPWPKVKKGIEKLTQAISNKIIDESLLLSILSDSEEAPEEELPDTGIGKDWEKLLSPIFIQSSTYGTRASTILTIDNDHHIVFNEKSLLPDLRQWKQSRFTFFVED, encoded by the coding sequence GTGTGTCTCATTTTATTTGCTTATCGTGTTCATCCCGATTATCCGCTCATTATGGCTGCCAACCGCGATGAGTTTTACAAACGTCCAACTGCTCTAGCAGCATTTTGGGAAGATCATCCTACTGTACTTGCCGGGCGCGATTTGGAGAAAGGGGGAACATGGATGGGAGTTACCCGAACCGGACGTTTTGCTGCCATTACAAATTACCGCGCTCCCGGATATGACCGTTTGGACGCCAAATCCCGAGGTTTTCTCGTCAGCAACTATTTAACCGGTTCATCTAAACCAAAGGAATATCTCGAAAAAGTACAGCAAGATCATAAACTTTACAATGGCTTTAACTTGCTGGTGGGAGATACTGAATCGCTTTATTATTATTCACCGATCCTTAACAAAATCAGTATCGTTCCACCGGGCGTCCACGGTCTCAGTAACGCTGTGTTGGATACGCCCTGGCCAAAAGTTAAAAAAGGGATAGAAAAACTAACACAAGCAATTAGTAATAAAATCATTGACGAATCACTTTTGTTGTCAATTTTGTCCGACTCCGAAGAAGCGCCTGAAGAAGAGTTGCCAGATACCGGGATAGGAAAAGATTGGGAGAAATTGTTATCACCTATCTTTATCCAAAGCAGCACTTATGGAACAAGAGCTTCTACCATTTTAACCATAGATAACGATCATCATATTGTGTTTAATGAAAAATCTCTTCTACCTGATTTACGGCAATGGAAACAATCTCGGTTTACGTTTTTCGTCGAAGATTAA
- a CDS encoding DNA topoisomerase III — protein MKLIIAEKPDQGLKLAAPFSFKKKDGYLEIAPNHIFPNGALLTWAIGHLCELVPPENYDQKWKKWSLETLPIIPERFQYRVSRAKWKQFQIIKELVHRKDVSEIIIGGDAEREGEAIIRIILSQCNNHKKIRRLWISSLTPKAVINGFENLLDESQTRNIYYEAISRACADWLVGMNASRAYTLLLQQKGIYDVFSTGRVQTPTLALIVKREHEINNFKSESFWEVRAAFNMQEKYFEGKWHKDGETRLKEKEMAYKIAQFCKGKSAEIQKIEKERKEFQPPYFFNLSALQATANKMFKYPPQKTLDIAQKLYLKGMISYPRSDSNFVTKEEAAMFPEILQKLSQLKQYNKFFPLPVDSIINNKRYVNEKKVTDHYAIIPTEQVTDPAKLSIDEQNIYHLIVERLIAAHYDNAIVDYTTIHTLVDGRAAFISKGKEMIQEGWRKVIYGEQKEKSNEDDEQDLPSLKEGEQGIVQQATVKEGKTQPPKRYTEGQLITLMKTAGKHLEDEELVKVLNQTEGLGTEATRASIIGVLKERKYINVQKNLVYATEKGKLLIEAVGKSVLASPEMTAKWEQRLSEIGDGKASPQAFMEQVKKLTVKLIEDAVKQSKSWTFDHIDVKSVKASVRIGNRNKSAKGNASFGPCKKCGGKVVDKGTFYGCSNYNETNCDFTISKKILGKTISQANLKKLLKDGQTDLIKGFKKDEKSFDAYIIWNNDKSKIEFTFKT, from the coding sequence ATGAAGTTAATCATTGCAGAAAAGCCTGATCAAGGTTTAAAATTGGCCGCACCTTTTTCTTTTAAGAAAAAGGATGGCTATTTAGAGATAGCACCAAATCATATTTTTCCTAATGGTGCGTTATTGACATGGGCCATTGGACATCTATGTGAGTTGGTTCCTCCGGAAAACTATGATCAAAAGTGGAAGAAATGGTCATTAGAAACGTTGCCCATAATCCCGGAACGCTTTCAATATCGTGTATCAAGAGCTAAGTGGAAACAGTTTCAAATTATTAAAGAGCTTGTTCATCGAAAGGATGTCTCTGAAATTATCATCGGGGGCGACGCTGAAAGAGAAGGAGAGGCAATTATTAGGATTATTCTTTCCCAGTGTAATAATCACAAAAAAATAAGACGTCTTTGGATTTCTTCTTTAACTCCAAAGGCTGTGATAAATGGATTTGAAAATTTATTAGATGAATCCCAAACTAGAAATATTTATTATGAAGCCATCAGTAGAGCTTGTGCTGACTGGCTTGTTGGAATGAATGCTTCTAGAGCCTATACTCTTTTGCTTCAGCAAAAAGGGATTTACGACGTGTTCTCTACAGGAAGAGTTCAAACGCCAACATTGGCACTAATTGTAAAGCGTGAACATGAGATTAATAATTTTAAATCAGAATCTTTCTGGGAAGTACGTGCTGCATTTAACATGCAAGAAAAATATTTTGAGGGCAAGTGGCATAAAGATGGAGAAACACGTTTAAAAGAAAAGGAAATGGCTTATAAGATTGCTCAGTTTTGTAAAGGGAAATCGGCAGAAATACAAAAGATTGAGAAAGAACGAAAAGAGTTTCAACCACCATATTTCTTTAATTTGTCAGCTCTACAGGCAACTGCAAATAAAATGTTTAAATATCCTCCACAAAAAACATTAGATATAGCGCAAAAATTATATCTAAAGGGAATGATTTCATATCCTCGAAGCGACTCGAATTTTGTAACAAAAGAAGAAGCAGCTATGTTTCCAGAAATTCTGCAAAAATTAAGTCAGTTAAAACAATATAACAAATTTTTCCCTCTGCCTGTTGATTCTATTATAAATAATAAACGCTACGTTAATGAAAAGAAAGTTACAGACCACTATGCCATTATTCCAACGGAACAGGTGACAGACCCTGCAAAATTATCTATTGATGAGCAAAATATTTATCACTTGATTGTAGAGCGATTAATTGCAGCGCATTATGATAATGCAATAGTTGATTATACAACGATTCACACATTAGTCGATGGCCGTGCTGCTTTTATCTCAAAAGGAAAAGAGATGATACAAGAAGGTTGGCGCAAAGTGATTTATGGTGAGCAAAAAGAAAAGAGTAATGAAGATGATGAACAAGATTTGCCGTCTCTAAAAGAAGGAGAACAAGGAATCGTTCAACAAGCAACTGTGAAAGAAGGAAAGACGCAGCCACCTAAACGCTATACAGAAGGTCAACTTATTACATTAATGAAAACGGCTGGTAAGCACTTAGAGGATGAAGAGCTTGTAAAAGTATTAAATCAAACAGAAGGATTAGGTACTGAGGCTACGAGAGCAAGCATCATAGGAGTGTTAAAAGAGCGAAAGTACATTAATGTACAAAAGAACCTTGTGTATGCTACAGAAAAGGGAAAGTTGCTCATTGAAGCAGTTGGTAAGAGTGTATTGGCTTCCCCAGAAATGACAGCTAAGTGGGAGCAGCGTTTAAGTGAAATTGGAGATGGCAAAGCTTCTCCGCAAGCATTTATGGAGCAAGTAAAAAAATTAACTGTTAAACTGATTGAGGATGCAGTAAAACAGTCTAAATCTTGGACATTTGATCATATTGATGTAAAAAGTGTTAAAGCTTCCGTGCGAATAGGAAATCGAAATAAATCAGCAAAAGGAAACGCCAGTTTTGGTCCATGCAAAAAATGTGGCGGAAAGGTAGTCGATAAAGGTACGTTTTATGGTTGTTCTAACTATAATGAGACAAATTGTGACTTCACTATTTCAAAGAAAATATTAGGAAAAACGATTTCACAAGCGAATTTGAAAAAACTATTAAAAGACGGCCAAACAGATTTAATTAAAGGATTTAAGAAAGACGAAAAATCCTTTGATGCCTATATAATTTGGAACAATGATAAATCAAAAATTGAATTTACATTTAAGACATAA
- a CDS encoding FAD-binding oxidoreductase yields the protein MNLLEELQKILSNDQVTVNETILEQHSKDESYHTPHLPDVVVFPESTEDVSKVMKFASTNNIPVVPFGLGTSLEGHVIPYQGGISLDFQRMNKILEVRPGDFLVRVQPGVTRSQVNKELKKYGLFFTVDPGADATLGGMAATNASGTTAVRYGVMRDQVRDLEVVLANGEVIRTGGLSAKSSSGYNLTGLFVGSEGTLGIFTELVLRVHGIPEEIVAARATFPTVEQAVQTAVSILGAGIPVARVELVDARSIYQINRQFERNYKEEPTLFLEFHGNKSGLEQDIELAKELAIQEECSEWAFETETKARSQLWEARHNLAYAFLHGSPGKKMMVTDVCVPLTELADAVKYAREKLDESGLDGAVLGHIGDGNYHALVMFNPEDANEMSRAEKFNAGLVEYALSRGGTCTGEHGVGVGKRKYQLQEHGSAVNIMSLIKQTLDPLNILNPGKVLPNL from the coding sequence ATGAACTTGCTTGAGGAATTACAAAAAATATTATCGAACGACCAGGTTACAGTTAATGAAACAATTTTAGAGCAGCACAGTAAAGATGAATCATACCATACACCGCATCTTCCGGATGTTGTCGTTTTTCCTGAATCAACGGAGGATGTTAGCAAGGTGATGAAATTTGCCAGCACAAACAACATACCAGTTGTTCCATTTGGCTTGGGGACTAGCTTGGAGGGACATGTTATTCCTTATCAAGGGGGAATTTCCCTAGATTTTCAAAGAATGAACAAAATTTTAGAAGTACGGCCAGGGGATTTTCTTGTCAGAGTCCAGCCAGGTGTTACACGTTCACAAGTCAACAAAGAGCTGAAAAAATATGGTTTGTTTTTCACAGTAGACCCCGGCGCAGACGCTACTTTAGGAGGGATGGCAGCAACGAATGCCAGCGGGACAACTGCGGTTCGATATGGCGTGATGCGTGATCAAGTAAGAGACCTTGAAGTGGTTTTAGCAAACGGGGAGGTCATCCGCACCGGCGGACTTTCAGCAAAATCGTCTTCGGGATATAATTTGACTGGTTTGTTCGTTGGATCAGAAGGTACACTTGGCATTTTTACAGAGCTGGTGCTTCGGGTCCATGGAATTCCTGAGGAAATTGTGGCAGCAAGAGCAACATTTCCTACTGTAGAACAGGCGGTCCAAACGGCTGTCTCAATACTTGGAGCGGGCATTCCCGTCGCCAGGGTAGAACTTGTGGATGCGCGCTCGATTTACCAGATTAACCGGCAGTTTGAAAGAAACTATAAGGAAGAGCCCACACTTTTTTTAGAATTCCATGGGAATAAATCAGGTCTTGAACAGGATATTGAATTGGCAAAGGAACTGGCTATTCAAGAAGAATGCAGCGAGTGGGCGTTTGAGACAGAGACGAAAGCCCGTTCGCAATTATGGGAAGCCCGCCACAATCTCGCATATGCTTTCTTGCATGGATCTCCAGGAAAAAAGATGATGGTTACAGATGTTTGTGTTCCACTAACTGAACTGGCAGATGCTGTAAAATATGCAAGGGAGAAGTTGGATGAATCAGGATTAGACGGGGCAGTTCTTGGACACATTGGGGATGGAAATTATCATGCTTTAGTGATGTTCAATCCAGAAGATGCTAACGAAATGTCCCGTGCTGAAAAGTTTAATGCCGGATTGGTAGAATATGCGTTAAGCCGGGGAGGAACTTGTACTGGCGAACATGGAGTTGGAGTGGGGAAAAGAAAATATCAGCTGCAGGAACATGGCTCTGCTGTAAACATTATGAGTCTCATTAAACAAACCCTCGATCCGTTAAATATTTTAAACCCAGGAAAGGTTCTTCCAAATTTGTAA